CGTCGTTCAGAGCGTCGCGCGTAGCGTCCGCATTGCCCCAATATTCGAAGAACACGTTGGGCCCGCGCACCGCAATTTCGCCCGGGGTACCTGCGGGCACCTCGTGGCCCGCTTGGTCGATCACCTTCGCCTCGCAGCACAGGCCCGCAAGTCCGGTCGATCCCGCCCGCGAGAGATCGCCGCCGAGGCGTGTGTAGACGGCGATGGGGCAGGTCTCCGTCGAACCGTAGACCTGGAGCACCGGCACACCACGCGCGACGAAACGGTCGATCAGGTGCGGCGGTACGATGGTCGAACCGGTCGCGACCGCCTTGAGTGATGAGAGATCGGTCGCGGCCCATGAGGGATGCTCGCTCACGGCTTGGATGATCGCCGGCACCATCACGGTCAGCGTCGGCCGCTCGCGTTCGATCGCGGTGAGCGCCGTATCCGGTGCGAAGCGGGCATGGATCGTGACGGTCGCGCCCAGCTGGAGCGCTGCGGTGGTCTGGATGTTGAGGCCGCCGACATGGAAGAACGGCAACACGGTCAGCACATGATCGTCGGACGTCATGTTGTGCATGTGCTGGCTCATGACGCCGTTCCAGAACAGCGCCTCCTGGCGCAGCACTGCGCCCTTTGGTCGCCCGGTCGTTCCTGATGTGTAGACGATCAGGAGCGGGCAGGAGAGATCGGTGTGCGGATTGCGGCCATTGCCCTCGCTACGAGTCAGCAAGCTCCCAAACGTCGTGCCGCGCGGTGGCGCGAAATCGAGGCCGACGACGGCAGTCCCCGGCGCGAGTTCGGGAAGAATACCCGCAAACGCCTGCTCCAGCACCAGCACCTTGGCGCCTGCATCGGTGAGGATGAAGAGCTGCTCGGCGGCCGCCAGCCGCCAGTTTAGCGGCACCAGCATCGCACCGAGCCGCGCGCAGGCGTAGAGCAGAACCAGATAGTCAGGCCGGTTCAGGCTCAGGATCGCGACGCGGTCGCCGCGCCCGACTCCGAGCTCCTGC
This is a stretch of genomic DNA from Bradyrhizobium sp. CB2312. It encodes these proteins:
- a CDS encoding long-chain fatty acid--CoA ligase yields the protein MDLCSLIDRNAAFSPDKTAIAFEGQRLSYAAFAARIEQTATALKQELGVGRGDRVAILSLNRPDYLVLLYACARLGAMLVPLNWRLAAAEQLFILTDAGAKVLVLEQAFAGILPELAPGTAVVGLDFAPPRGTTFGSLLTRSEGNGRNPHTDLSCPLLIVYTSGTTGRPKGAVLRQEALFWNGVMSQHMHNMTSDDHVLTVLPFFHVGGLNIQTTAALQLGATVTIHARFAPDTALTAIERERPTLTVMVPAIIQAVSEHPSWAATDLSSLKAVATGSTIVPPHLIDRFVARGVPVLQVYGSTETCPIAVYTRLGGDLSRAGSTGLAGLCCEAKVIDQAGHEVPAGTPGEIAVRGPNVFFEYWGNADATRDALNDGWYRTGDIGLCDADGYFWVRDRKKNMIISGGENVYPAEVERVLLEHPDVSECAVIGRPDPRWDEVPVAFVIPRSGCRLDAEELRAHLRAQLARYKVPRDIVFVTDLPRTALGKVQHFLLRQLDTQSRAQGEAS